The genomic interval CCAACAGGGCGATGGCGCCGCCTCCGACCGCGAAGAATCCGCGGCGATTGATGCCGGTCATGTGCTGGCTCCTCTGTCAGACCTGGACGAATTCGATTCCGGACATGCGGCAGAACACCCGCCAGTCGGCGGCGTGCCGGCCCAGGTTGAGTACCTGGTGGTGTGGGCCGCCGGCGCTCAACCAGCCATCCATGCAGGCGCGCACCCCCGCGTCGGGCCGGAACTGGCCGTAGGGCATCTCCAACTGCGGCAGCGGCGGCGCGTCGAGCACCTCGCCCTCGGTCACCACCAGCCGGAAGCGTTCGTCTCCGAGCGAGACCAGGCAGGCCAGGGTGGCGGGCCCGGGGCGGTAACGGAACAGGAAGGTCGGCGGGGCGTCGAGTTTGCCGATGCCGAGTTCGCGGTGGATGAGCCGCACCGGCTCGTCGTCCCGGGCGACGCGCCAATTGCCCTCGCCCATATGGCTCATCAGGATCGAGTCGGACGGGAAGTCCATGGCGTACATCTCGGTGAAGTGGCCGTCGCCGATGAGCTGGTGCCCGGCGTACACCATGGCGGCGGCCAGCGCGTCGCCCTCCGCTCCGTACCCGTAGCCCTTGGCCATCAGGCTCGACGCCGCGGCCAGCGGCAGCCGCCGGAACCGCCCGTCGTCGCCGATGGCGTCGAAATGCGTGGAGTACGCGCCATAGCCGCGGTCGGTGAGAATGCGTTCGATGGCGATCTGCATGCGGGCGTGGTCCTCGCGTTCCAGCGCGGTCAGCGCCGGATCGACCGCGAAACGGGTGTCCTCCCACTCGATCAGCGCCCGCACCTCGTCGTCGGTGACATCGCGGGTGCCCCGGTACAGGTCACCGGGGGCGAGGTAGCTGATCTCCGGGCCCAGGGCCCGCAGCAGGGCGTTCTCGTCGACGCGGATATCGCCCATATCGTTCATGGCGTAGCCGAAGACGCCGATCTTCAACGACTTCCAGGCCGTCACCGCGCGGGCGGAGCGGGCCCAGCGGTCCACCCGGTCATGGAACTCGGCGCTGCGCCAATCCTCGGTGATCACTTCGAAGGGGCGGTCGGCGCGCACCATGGCGTTGGCCGTGTCCTGCGCGCCGTGGATGCCCTGGTTGTAGGTCATGTCGGCCATGTCCCAGGCGGCGGTAACGGCCGGCTCGGGCTGAATGTTGGCCAGCAGCACCGGCATCCGGTTCTCGTTGAACAGCCGGGCGACCCGCATGGCCGGGCCGTAGGTCAGCAGGACGACCATGACCCCGTCGAGTTCGCCGTGCTGGAATTCGCGCATGACCGCCTCGGCGTCGGCGCGGTCTTTGACCGGGCGGCCGACGGTCCAGTCGGCGACATCGGCGAGTTGGTCGGCGATGGCTTCGGCGTAGCCCGCCTGGCGTTCGGTGATACCGGGAATCATGTGGTCGTAGAGGGCCTGCATGATGCCGAGCAGACCGATGCGCGGCTTGCGGGTGGTGGCCGTCGTGGCGGAGGCCGAGGGTGCGGTCACGAGGGAGAACTCCTTCTTCGGAGCCGGTAGAACCGGCGAAATCAGCGCTGGCCGTATACGTTTCGGTAGCGGTCGTGCAGGCTGTCCACGGCGGACTGCGGAATGGGAACCGGCTCGCCGAGACTGCGAGCCAGGTGTGCGGTGCGTGCCACGTCCTCGCACATGACCGCGGCCTTGACCGCCGCGCGCGCGTCCGGACCGATGGTGAACACGCCGTGGTTCTTCATCAGGACGGCCGGAGAACGATGTCCGGCAAGGGTTTCCACCACGCCCCGGCCGATCTCGTCGCCACCGATGAGCGCGAACGGCCCGACCGGGATCGCACCGCCGAATTCGTCGGCCATGGCGGTGAGGACGCACGGAATGGGCTCGGCCCGCGCCGCCCACGCACTGGCGAAGGACGAATGGGTGTGCACCACACCGCCGACGTGCGGCATGTGCCGGTAGATATAGGCGTGCGCGGCCGTGTCGCTGGACGGGGACAGCGCGCCGTCGACCAGGTTGCCGTCCAAGTCGCACACCACCATCGATTCGGGGGTGAGGTCGTCGTAGGAGACGCCGCTGGGCTTGATGACCATCAGGTCCTGCCCGGCTACGCGGGCCGATACATTGCCCGCGGTCCAGGCCACCAGGCCCCAGCGCACCAGCTCACGGTGCAGATCGACCAGTTGGGTGCGCAGTCCGGCGAGATCGAGGTCGGTCATGCGGTGGCTACCTCCGTGCGAGTGGCGTTACGAATACGGCGCAGCCGGTGCAGTACCTGGGTGCCGCCGCGGCCGAAATGGTCGTGCAGGGTGCGGTATTCGGCGTAGAGCGCGTCGTAGGCGGTGACGCGACCCGGGTCCGGCAGGTAGGCGGCATTGCTGACCCGGCCCATCGCCGCCGAGGCCACGCGCACGTCCGGGTACGCGCCCGCCGCGACGGCGGCATGAATGGCCGAGCCGAGCGCAGGGCCTTGTTCGGAGCCGAGTACCGAGAGGGGCAGGCCCGTGACGTCTGCGTAGATCTGCATGAGCAGCGGATTTTTGAGGAGTCCACCCGCGACGATCAGCTCTCGCACGGGAACGCCTGCGGCATTGAAGGTTTCGATGATCATGCGGGTGCCGAAGGCGGTCGCCTCGAGCAGGGCGCGATAGATGTCCTCGGGCCGGGTGGACAGCGTCAGCCCGACCAGCACGCCCGACAGGTCGTGATCCACCAGGACGGAGCGATTGCCGCCGAGCCAATCCAGCGCGATCAGGCCGTGCTCGCCGACGCGCTGGCGTCCGGCCAGATCACCGAGATAGGCGTGCGTATCCTGCCCCCGGGCGGCCGCCTGTTCGCGATAGTGCCCCGGCACCGCGCTGTCGGCGAACCAGGCGAAGATATCGCCCACCGCGCTCTGCCCTGCCTCGTAACCCCAACTACCGCTGACGATCCCGCCGTCGACGACACCGCACATGCCGGGCACCTCGGCCAGCCGATC from Nocardia goodfellowii carries:
- a CDS encoding L-fucose/L-arabinose isomerase family protein, which gives rise to MTAPSASATTATTRKPRIGLLGIMQALYDHMIPGITERQAGYAEAIADQLADVADWTVGRPVKDRADAEAVMREFQHGELDGVMVVLLTYGPAMRVARLFNENRMPVLLANIQPEPAVTAAWDMADMTYNQGIHGAQDTANAMVRADRPFEVITEDWRSAEFHDRVDRWARSARAVTAWKSLKIGVFGYAMNDMGDIRVDENALLRALGPEISYLAPGDLYRGTRDVTDDEVRALIEWEDTRFAVDPALTALEREDHARMQIAIERILTDRGYGAYSTHFDAIGDDGRFRRLPLAAASSLMAKGYGYGAEGDALAAAMVYAGHQLIGDGHFTEMYAMDFPSDSILMSHMGEGNWRVARDDEPVRLIHRELGIGKLDAPPTFLFRYRPGPATLACLVSLGDERFRLVVTEGEVLDAPPLPQLEMPYGQFRPDAGVRACMDGWLSAGGPHHQVLNLGRHAADWRVFCRMSGIEFVQV
- a CDS encoding L-ribulose-5-phosphate 4-epimerase → MTDLDLAGLRTQLVDLHRELVRWGLVAWTAGNVSARVAGQDLMVIKPSGVSYDDLTPESMVVCDLDGNLVDGALSPSSDTAAHAYIYRHMPHVGGVVHTHSSFASAWAARAEPIPCVLTAMADEFGGAIPVGPFALIGGDEIGRGVVETLAGHRSPAVLMKNHGVFTIGPDARAAVKAAVMCEDVARTAHLARSLGEPVPIPQSAVDSLHDRYRNVYGQR